CGCGGTAGATTATTCTACGATAATTGTACGCAACTTTCAGCTTGCAACTTTTCACTCCTagtcatatatgtatctatatagttttgtttttgtttttgcttttctattACTAAACATGATGTTAGAggattttaaatatgatttattttttacaaactttTGATCTACGCTTAGTGGCaattaattagttaatgaaTATTgcattatttctcttttaaactCTGTCAGTGCacattattttatgaaattttgaataaaaatataccaACAAAGGTGTTAAAATcttattaatttcttaataGCACACCGTCgtttgtttctttaaaatattaaaccgAATTCgttgaaaattttacgaaatgtttttgttttttcaattatttaaaaatcatttaaaaaattattattttgtagatAGCAACTGTAGAGAATTAGCGCGCGTttagttaatattaatttaacacaCGTAAAGATTTCTAAACTTTTTTACAAACTAACATAAACATAGCTTGGTGTAAATACTTTGTATACatgcattattttgtttttgttttttttttttttagaaaaatactaAGAATTACTGGTACCGAAAGTGGAGATTTACAATTTTGCGCTTCTTCTATTATTGTGGAGAATATagcgtaaaataaatttaaaactatgTTGTATTTTGAATGGCCAAATCAAAATTAGCAACtaattattacttaattaatttagcaaAATACGCGGATTTTTGCATTTTACGACACACTCTCTCGACGTAATCATTTTATGCGAAATTATGTTGAATTAAAATCGTAGAATCAGATGCACTAAACTCATCCCTACCATTTGCTGCAATTTCACTTAATTCTTTAGCTCGAGACACTCTCTCGAGAAGTAGCGCTGCTGCAATAATCATTTTATGCGAAATTATGTTGAATTAAAATCGTAGAATTACTTGCACTAAACACATCCCTACCATTTGCTTCAATTTCACTTAATTCTTTAGCTTATTTTAAAAACTCTCATATGCATTTCCACGCCACATAATACCTTATATCGTTATGTGCACACCACTTTAAGTATTGCTATTGAGTTTCCCAAGTATTTGTTCCTGCATCTCCAGACATTGTGGAAAGAAACGTTCCAACAGATTCACCTTACGCTCCTCCAATTGCATACGCTTGCGTGCGATTTCCAACTGCTCCGCCAGTAGAATATTCTTTTTACGCACCTCATTTAGGTACATAGATTCTAAAGATTCTCCGCCACCCTGTGCAGCCACCAGCACGTTATTGGCGTGTGATGTGCGTCGTCGACGCGGTTGTCCGGGAGCACCGCGTCCAAGTCCCTGTGCTGGTGGTTGCATTGCTGCACCACTACCACTTGCACTGTTGTTGCTATGGTTATTGTTGCCGGCGTATTGACTATTATAGGCCGTATTAGCGGTAGATGATGAAGCTGTCGTTGGCGCTGGTGTAGTTGTTGCCGCATAATGATTTTGATTGGCGTATGTATTACTATGTTCATAGCcagtttgtagttgttgtgtatttgttgttgttgtgtccgGCGGTGGCGCCGTTGTAGATGTTGGTGGATACTGctggtattgttgttgcagttgttgttgctgctgcttttgctgttgttcctcTAACAATTGTTGTGGTGTTTGTAGTGTATGTAATTGTGGCTCCTCGTCGTCGTCATCTTGAGTTGGTGGCTGCGTTTCGAAGTGATTTGGCTGTGGATAATTGCCAAAATTGTGAAAATCACTGGAGTATTCGGCTTTTACCTCGTCAATTGGGTCGCTGAAGAGCTCGGTGCTCGCATTGAACAGTGAAGTGGTGATGCTGGACTCAGCAAGGAATTCACTCTATAGCAGaatgaaaatataaagttttgtttacaataacaacaaactttCGACATACCTTGATATCGATGTCTTCAGTGTTGGCCGTCACATCTAACGACAGCGACGTGTTGTTATTTTCCATAGACGCAGCATTATTGGTCGCTTCTTGTGTGTTGGAACTCGATGTAATACTATTGGGTGAAGACTGTCGTCCTGAACGTGGTGGCGAGGGCGGCGACGCTACTTCGCTCAAATCAATATCACGATTATTTTCCAATGCCTCCTTCGGTACAGGTTCGGCATCTTTAGGGCGATATTGATTCTTGAGAATTTTATCGATAATGGCAAACTTTTTCCAACGTGCGGCATTCTTGTCAGCAGCTATTTGCTTCTTAACTTGTCTGTGAAATAATTTAACATACGGATTAACATTTAGCACTTAAGCCTGTTGGAACCACTACAGAGTTTACCTAAATTTAGCGCGCGTCTGATTAACTTTCGCTTGTATCTCCTCCGGTTTCACTTCTATATCAAAGCGATCCTTCAATTCAACCGCCCATTGTGCAAAGAAAATTGTATTCTTTCCGTGTCGCGTTAAACGCCAATTATCACGTCCCCAAATCTCAAAGAAACGCTGCTCCTCCTTCGGCGTCCAATAGCGGCGTTGTTTCTCTTTTTTCGAGTCCAAATCAGTTTCGGCCTCAATTTCTGCCAGCAATGGATTCAATGTCAACTCATCGTAGTCCATTGCCGCCTCTTCCTCAGACAACATCTGAAATGGCTGGTGTACAACAACCGATTTTCAATGGTAAAATTTTGGGTTTTCTtgccaaataataatttgtgcaAGATTTTCTGtataaaattttgtactttttgcACAACTGTCGGTAAAGACGCAGCGGGAGAAGCGAACGAAAGTTTGACGTTTCTGATTCGTtatgaaaatgtcaaaaaaggGAGAAACGGAGAATTGCATTCTagcattgttttttaaataaagtggaaactgcaaattaattatttaatttttattacaaaagtaattatatttattataaatataaaaaaacatgtaTCTCATAACAGTTATAATAAAttgtaacaataaaaaaatccaattgGGTTACGGAAATTGGTAACCCTGATATTTTGGTCACGTACTCAAATCCACAAGTACCGTGTTTTTGATTCATGTATCTACCGCAaatcttttataatttattttttaatatcagcattttttaatatcatatttttgaagtacttttcatttaaataacataatttgagaaaatatatGGTTACTCTTCAATTGTTTtccttaaaataaacatttgaccacataaaattttttcgaagttctccgaataaaaataaagaatctAACTGAAATTTTTGGTCTGGCAATACCGTCATATCACAACTTTATTGACATTTGATTATTTACTGCTGTTGTGaacatattttgcaaatataatttatttttaacaatatatttcaagcaaatataacaaaatacaaaGCGATACTACACGATGAGCAATTCCGACCCAGAGACGATAGACGAAAACCAGCCACCGACGGATTCCAAACAGCCGCAATCAACCACTGCCAGCGAGGACGCCGAAATAGTACCAAAACATCTACGATCACGATACTGGAATAGTTGGGAGGAGATGCGTTTGGTGGAATTATGGCGACTCCATAGCAATGAAGTGACGACCTTAAAACAGAATATACCAATATTCCGTACCATATCAGAGGGTATGCGCGAATATGGCTTTCATGTCAATGCACAGGAGGTGCGgcgtaaaataaacaatttcaaaaacaaatacatgttagtacaaataatatgttttttataaaaacaattcataataatttctatatttgcttGTATTTTGTAGTGCCGAACGTCGTCGCATGGAATTGGGCGAAAAAGAGAAGCAAAGCAACTGGAGACTATACCCACTAATTCACTGCCTATTAGCGCCACGACAAAAGAACCAACTGCTTACACATCAACAATTGGTATGTAAATAACAGTAGCttgttgtattaaaatataattaaattatatatatatttcttttatagaTATTAGAGCAACTATTTGCTAAAATCCCCGTATATTTGTTGAACAAAGAGTTGCCTATTTCGGAAATGACAGTCTCTAATTCTTTACCAAAAACATCTATCTTTCCAACGAAATCCGCAGAAGCCTCCACTTTGCCGACACAAACACGTTGTCAGGCAAGATACCAGCCATATAGCAGAGCAGCAATTGGTGATTCCAGCGTTTTAATACGTAGCAATTTTACCAAGGAGAGATTAACGCAAATACGTGTCGACAACAGCATATTATCCGATCAGCGCGATGCAGCGTTGAAACAACTGAAATCTGAAGAGCGCTCATTTAAAGCGTTGGAGAGTTTCCTTATGAATTGGCAAAGTAAACACGAAATTGTATTACGACGTTTGCAATGCACGAATGGAAAGTGACAATAGTGTTCATAGTGATTCTAAGCACATTTTTCTGTCACATTAAAAGTGCGTGTTTCATTaggtttttaatatattttacgctacttaatataatttatttatagcttagttagtAATTTTCTTGAGTCACCTTAGTTTTTAGACACATCAAtactaaattatttcaaaaaattttatgtttttttgttaaactaaaaaacgtaaattaattattttatttttactttttatttcatcATCAGCATCTATGTAACtataaatttttcgatttcGTATCTGTCACATTTCTCATTGTATGTTGTAGAATATATCGGCACAGTTCTTGTTTCGTTTAGGCAATAAGTAAAATACAATCCATTTTAGtgaatatgtatgcacatagcACATAGTTAGACACAGTGCTATGCTATTGACGAATGACAATGAAATGCTCCAGTGCTAGCCGtgttaactaaaaattattacaccgtctactttttgtttttgtttgttgataAGGCTAACTAGTGAAAGCACTTGAACTTAATTACATATGAATACGTAGACACTTAAGTTTTGTTATGTGCAAATGGAATACGAATAACTGTACAGAAAATACAACTTAATTTGAACGCGTgtttcaacaaaacaaaaatctacacttttgtgttttattttcatCTGCTTATACTGGACTGTAAGCACTTATTATGTAGTAACGATTTGCCGActtattgtatttttgttaaCGAATTATTCACTTCCACgtaattctatatttatttcacttaattaaatgccacacacacattcgTTTATTTAAATGCCTATATATGAGCACAATGCAAAGGCGCCGAACAGCACGACAATAATTAGTAATATTGCTACCCAAGCAGGTATGGTGCCTAAAATGAATTAGATAAAAAACaaactcattacaaaaaaaaacagaaatacgAAATTCAATAAGCACTTACGTCGCTGCTGCAAACTGTGTATGCATACTTTATTGTCCACGGATATTGAAAGTACCGCCGCCTCAGTATCGCTTGAGATTGGCGGTCCTTCTTCGTTTGTAATGGGTAAGAATTGTAAACCGGTCACGAACATCGAATGCGCATTGGGTATGTGCAGAACACGCTAtaaatttgtaatgaaattgattaaaaaaatccaaatcaaacaaatttaatttaatcttaatTTACCTGTAAACTAAAGGCAATATAAATGGAGACACTGCCCGAAAACATAGTGCCAACCGCCACGAAACGTCCATCGTCACGCACAGCCAATGACGCTAAGCTTTCGTCGACTTGCACTGCACTTCTTAGCTGCCCACTAATGCAATCCCATTGTTGCAGAAAACCACGCTGCTTACCCACCTTACCCAGTGGGTTTGTGATTGTGAAGAGGCGATATTTGTCGCGTTGCGCCTCAATAGTGCCATATCGACAACGTTTATATAGGTACTTTGAGCCCTCCGGTGTGGTCCATTTCAGTTGGTTATGTTGCTTCATGCTCGTCAAGTCCCAGACTAAACCCTGACCATCTTTCGAAATAGTCACAATGTACTTGGAGTCAGGACTAAAATCAATATCATCAATTTCCTTGGTGTGTGACCTGTAATTATGAAAAAGCACATATAAAACACCATAACGAGTAATAAGCATATTACTTACGCTAAATCGCCGCGCTGCACCATTTGCGGAAATGTCCACACACGCAAGTGACCATCTGTGCCGCCAGTTGCCATTAAACGTCCATTCGGACTGATGCGTACTACACGCTGTAGCGGTTCCGAAGTCAGAAAATCTGTTTGCACTGAATCACCTGCTTTAATATCAAAACGTATACGCTTCAAATTGGCATTCTGATCGCCCGTCTTCTTGGTTGCACCCGTAGCATGTCCATTCGGTAGATCCTGTACGCCAGATGCCTGTGCGTTTGCATTTGCTACTCGTCTACGTACGCCATTTTCATTACCATGTTCCGCTGTGCTATTACTTCTTGGACGCCTTTCATCAGCATCTGCTGTCACGTCCTCTTGCCCCTCATAAACTATGCGTGGATTCACGAAATATAATTGACAATGTGATTCTTGTCCGGCGCACAGGTATGAGCGTCGGCCATCGTTACGCACAGCAAAGTTCATGACAACATTGGCACCTGTCTCATGTCGCACTACCTCCTCCGCACAGAAGTGTGTGCCATTGTGATAGATTTCGTAGATTTCCTGGCATTACaattaattaacttatttatttatttaatttaaaaaatatgtgtaatacttACAAAACCATTTGCTACACCTGTCTTAGCTGAGCCACCACCTCCTGCCACAAGTACATGTCGACTGGTTAGCATTTCAACTGCATACAGTGGAAAATTAACTCGTGCCAGTAAACCATCGCTGGGTCGCCTTGTAGGTGCCATTTTTTTAGTGAATAGTTAACTGCCTTTATTGTTCTCACAAGTATATTGTCTGTATTTTACGTTTACAACAAGCGTTTTCCTGCACTTTGCTCCAGCTGTTGATGATGGCCACTCTTTCGTTGTTTCGAGCActcttttgtatttattattgtagttgttgttgctggtttatCTCGATTAGCTTAAGCATAAATTTGTCGGTCTTCCTTGTTTGCGTATCTCccataaatttcaaaacgaGATTCTTTACATTGAAATACTTAATTTAAGCAGCATAACAGTCACATAAAAGTTCGTTGAACACTTCAATTCACACTATTTATTGATTATAttactatttaattaataattcactacatttatttagtttttctcTCATCGACTAGTTCAGCTGTGAAAGTTCCACGTACTCGTATCTCTTCTCCGTAATTTGTAGTTGACAGCTGTGCAGTGCTGCCACTGCGTGCAATGCAAAtacggaaaataaataaaatatttgaaaatgtttacgtttagtacaattaaataaaactttatttatttaattcgaatatgtaaaaatatatatttaaatttcaggatcatagttttattttgtataaataataagaCTTAACCGGATATTCAAATATTCTGTTGTAGACGATAGAGAACACTGACAATTGCTGTCGATAAAGTAGTGCCATTTGTTAATGCAGTTCAAACGAGTCGATTAGCTTGCATTTATAGAAgtaatattttgcaaattaagaatatgtaattcataaattttgttttgtgtaaATAGTACAGGTTTATAACATtagatataaaatttaatagctGTAGAAGTTAAAGTGAATGATATTCGCGCTGGAAGTCAGTCAATATCACTACAATACATGTAGCATCCGATTGCCGGCCAAGGACTTCCGCTACCAGCACTTCCAGCTTTCTTTGGAAAGGAGTTTTAACGGCAGGACTATTCGCATGAGTACAGGAATAAACTTCTTATCAATATAAttatctaaatacatacatatctgctcCTTCAGCAGCACTGTGGAGtatcaaagttttcatttcctCCAGCAGCGCAGCCTCACACATATCAAGCGAAAGTTATTATTGTGTTGCCATAACTATCTTATAGAATTGCTATCTCTTAACCACATCCACCGCAATAATAAAGCAGAGGAAATAAAACTAGAACTCCAGAAAACAACTTGTTGTGCTATATTGAGGTTATGGTTTAAACGCAGTAGCagacaaataaaattaagtaccCACAACATAAATTGAACAACATCTATgtagtagttgtagttgtgACGTCTTCCTCAGATGTATAATGGATGCATATTATGGATGGAGGCGTAACGTTATACGCATATAAAACATGCGACATTTTTATGTTCAATTTTATGCGAAACATTCGTTCGGCAAACTTTAACGAACCACCATTATTGATGGAATGAGCGTGAATTGGTAAGTATGtgaatatgtgaatatgtatgcacacacatatgttATGAGCTATCAGGCAACTGCTGGCACCACTTTGCCACACCGCCGACACTAATACAGGTAGTAAAACATGAAACAGCTTTTGTAAGCTTTACGTGCTTACTCCAGCGTCTATCAGCTTTTGTGGGAGGACATCAAATAAACTCACACCACACCACCCGCAGTGCTACAACTCCCTAGCGTTGCATATTCGCCGGTCGTGCGCCGGTTTTATATGCTCGTCCATTTCAGTGACGTACAcagtttacacatttttatcttGCAGACTACGTTTTGTGGAATTTAGCACAAGTAAGTGCGTAACGTAGTTGAATGGCGGATAAggaaatgcataaaaatatgaaaatacatgttttttatttcaagaaatttaagctaaattaattgaaatgtgtACGTCGACAAGTTaacgatttttaaatatttcaactagattataaatttcttatattaAGTCAGTTCAATTTTATATAACAATTGTTATTAAACACtaaatgtgcatatatttattacattactgcTTGCTTCCTCATTCTTCTCCGTTTAGAAAGCAACCGAAAACAAGTAATCATCACTCTTAAGTaaataagacaaaaaagtattaaaccATATAAGGGCACACAAGTCTGATTCATACAGCACTTCCACTTTTTATAGCGCAAAAAAGTCATAATCAAGCACAAACATCCAGCTTCAACTTCATTTGTGCAACTACATACGCGTACAACCAGCTTCATTGCAATCGCGTGTACGCTGCCCACACAGCTTTGAACTTTGAGCGTCATTTCAGTGACATTTCAGTAAAGCAAACAAGTTGGAGCTTGTGCCATATATGGTTGCGTGTCTCCAAAAGAACCCATTATTCTTAAATGCCTTGTACTTAAAAATGAGTACCTATGCAGACAAAGCAGAAGAATTGCGTGCAGTTGAGCAGCGGAAAGAATTGCAATGACTGGAAGTGTGTGGTGTGATGAAGTAAatggtttttttaaatttagaggCCGGTATAGTATGCAAATGTGATCCACCAAACTTTCTCAGATCTTctatatttctatgaaaatttagtTGATGTTGAAATCATTATGCTTCTCACgattatctataatatttaataaaaagaaacGCATTAATTATcagttttcaacacaaaatcaatataattgcaaattctggatttt
This portion of the Zeugodacus cucurbitae isolate PBARC_wt_2022May chromosome 3, idZeuCucr1.2, whole genome shotgun sequence genome encodes:
- the LOC105215900 gene encoding vacuolar protein-sorting-associated protein 36, translated to MLSEEEAAMDYDELTLNPLLAEIEAETDLDSKKEKQRRYWTPKEEQRFFEIWGRDNWRLTRHGKNTIFFAQWAVELKDRFDIEVKPEEIQAKVNQTRAKFRQVKKQIAADKNAARWKKFAIIDKILKNQYRPKDAEPVPKEALENNRDIDLSEVASPPSPPRSGRQSSPNSITSSSNTQEATNNAASMENNNTSLSLDVTANTEDIDIKSEFLAESSITTSLFNASTELFSDPIDEVKAEYSSDFHNFGNYPQPNHFETQPPTQDDDDEEPQLHTLQTPQQLLEEQQQKQQQQQLQQQYQQYPPTSTTAPPPDTTTTNTQQLQTGYEHSNTYANQNHYAATTTPAPTTASSSTANTAYNSQYAGNNNHSNNSASGSGAAMQPPAQGLGRGAPGQPRRRRTSHANNVLVAAQGGGESLESMYLNEVRKKNILLAEQLEIARKRMQLEERKVNLLERFFPQCLEMQEQILGKLNSNT
- the LOC105215902 gene encoding uncharacterized protein LOC105215902, coding for MSNSDPETIDENQPPTDSKQPQSTTASEDAEIVPKHLRSRYWNSWEEMRLVELWRLHSNEVTTLKQNIPIFRTISEGMREYGFHVNAQEVRRKINNFKNKYIAERRRMELGEKEKQSNWRLYPLIHCLLAPRQKNQLLTHQQLILEQLFAKIPVYLLNKELPISEMTVSNSLPKTSIFPTKSAEASTLPTQTRCQARYQPYSRAAIGDSSVLIRSNFTKERLTQIRVDNSILSDQRDAALKQLKSEERSFKALESFLMNWQSKHEIVLRRLQCTNGK
- the LOC105215901 gene encoding prolactin regulatory element-binding protein, producing MAPTRRPSDGLLARVNFPLYAVEMLTSRHVLVAGGGGSAKTGVANGFEIYEIYHNGTHFCAEEVVRHETGANVVMNFAVRNDGRRSYLCAGQESHCQLYFVNPRIVYEGQEDVTADADERRPRSNSTAEHGNENGVRRRVANANAQASGVQDLPNGHATGATKKTGDQNANLKRIRFDIKAGDSVQTDFLTSEPLQRVVRISPNGRLMATGGTDGHLRVWTFPQMVQRGDLASHTKEIDDIDFSPDSKYIVTISKDGQGLVWDLTSMKQHNQLKWTTPEGSKYLYKRCRYGTIEAQRDKYRLFTITNPLGKVGKQRGFLQQWDCISGQLRSAVQVDESLASLAVRDDGRFVAVGTMFSGSVSIYIAFSLQRVLHIPNAHSMFVTGLQFLPITNEEGPPISSDTEAAVLSISVDNKVCIHSLQQRRTIPAWVAILLIIVVLFGAFALCSYIGI